One region of Macadamia integrifolia cultivar HAES 741 chromosome 11, SCU_Mint_v3, whole genome shotgun sequence genomic DNA includes:
- the LOC122092858 gene encoding pentatricopeptide repeat-containing protein At2g35130, which produces MLMAECAYIHPFIEARSVLVPSACNNDFRWTAKSSKSGNAEKHRDRESLFLDKRGAWRSFNPKKLSRKKGGALRGRGWKYGSGFVDGVFPVMSPTGQQILDLVQKEIDDTEIWSYLSNLPPTHTTWDDLINVSVQLRLNKHWNSIVLVCEWILQRSSFQPDVICYNLLIDAYGQKSLYKKAESAYLRLLEARCVPTEDTYALLIWTYCTSGLLEKAEAVFSEMRKYGLPSSAVVYNAYIDGLVKGRNTPKAVEIFERMKKDQCQPSTDTYTMLINLYGKAGKSFMAQKLFHEMRSQKCKPNICTYTALINAFAREGLCEKAEEAFEELQEAGHEPDVYAYNALMEAYNRAGYPFGAAEVFSLMQHMGCEPDRASYNIMVDAYGRAGLHEDAQAVFEELKQLGMTPTMKSHMLLLSAYSKTGNVSKCEEIVNQMHKSGLEPDTFVLNSMLNTYGRMGQLDKMEEVLSVMDKGPYEADISTYNILINIYGRAGFLERMEELFQSLPSKNIKPDVVTWTSRLGAYSRKKLYVRCMEIFEEMIDTGCYPDGGTAKVLLSACSSEDQIEQVTLVLRTMHKEMRTVLPI; this is translated from the exons AT GTTGATGGCAGAGTGTGCATATATTCATCCATTCATAGAAGCAAGAAGTGTGCTTGTTCCTTCTGCATGTAATAATGATTTTAGGTGGACTGCCAAGAGTTCAAAGAGTGGGAATGCTGAGAAACATCGCGACCGTGAAAGCCTTTTTCTTGACAAGCGCGGTGCATGGAGAAGCTTCAATCCCAAAAAGCTGTCTAGGAAAAAGGGTGGTGCTCTAAGGGGAAGGGGATGGAAGTATGGTTCTGGGTTTGTTGATGGTGTCTTCCCTGTGATGAGTCCCACAGGTCAACAGATTTTGGACTTAGTACAGAAGGAAATTGATGACACTGAAATCTGGAGTTATCTCAGTAATCTTCCTCCTACACACACCACATGGGATGACCTCATTAATGTTTCTGTTCAACTTCGCCTCAATAAACACTGGAATTCGATTGTGTTG GTGTGCGAGTGGATACTTCAGAGGAGTTCCTTCCAACCTGATGTCATCTGTTACAATTTACTCATAGATGCTTATGGACAGAAATCTCTGTATAAGAAAGCAGAATCTGCTTATTTAAGACTTCTGGAAGCTCGATGTGTTCCGACAGAAGATACTTATGCTCTTCTGATATGGACTTACTGCACATCTGGGTTGCTGGAGAAAGCAGAGGCAGTCTTTTCTGAGATGAGAAAATATGGCCTTCCTTCAA GTGCAGTTGTGTACAATGCTTATATTGATGGGTTGGTGAAGGGAAGGAATACTCCAAAGGCTGTGGAGATTTTTGAGAGGATGAAGAAAGATCAGTGTCAGCCATCTACAGATACATATACAATGTTGATCAACTTATATGGAAAG GCAGGTAAATCTTTTATGGCCCAAAAGCTGTTCCATGAAATGAGAAGTCAAAAATGCAAGCCTAATATCTGCACATACACTGCACTCATAAATGCATTTGCAAGGGAAGGGCTTTGTGAGAAAGCTGAAGAAGCATTTGAGGAGTTGCAAGAAGCTGGGCATGAGCCTGATGTGTATGCTTATAATGCTCTAATGGAGGCCTACAA CCGTGCAGGTTATCCATTTGGGGCTGCCGAGGTATTCTCGCTTATGCAGCATATGGGTTGTGAACCAGATAGAGCTTCATATAACATTATGGTAGATGCATATGGGAGAGCTGGTCTACATGAGG ATGCACAGGCTGTATTTGAAGAACTAAAACAACTGGGGATGACTCCAACCATGAAATCTCACATGCTACTCTTGTCAGCTTACTCGAAAACGGGAAACGTCTCAAAATGTGAGGAAATTGTGAACCAGATGCATAAATCTGGCCTCGAACCAGATACCTTCGTCTTGAACAGTATGCTCAACACTTACGGAAGGATGGGACAACTTGACAAAATGGAAGAAGTTTTAAGTGTAATGGATAAGGGACCGTACGAAGCCGATATCAGCACATACAACATCTTGATCAATATCTATGGTCGGGCAGGATTTTTAGAGAGAATGGAAGAATTGTTCCAATCACTTCCCTCAAAAAACATAAAACCTGATGTTGTCACATGGACTTCTAGGCTTGGAGCCTACTCTAGAAAGAAACTATATGTAAGATGCATGGAAATCTTTGAAGAAATGATTGATACTGGTTGTTATCCTGATGGAGGAACTGCGAAAGTTCTCCTTTCAGCATGTTCAAGTGAGGATCAGATTGAACAGGTTACATTAGTACTTAGAACAATGCACAAGGAGATGAGGACTGTTTTGCCTATCTGA